Genomic window (Deltaproteobacteria bacterium):
TCTTCCGTGTCCGGCATCCTGATTTGGCCCTTCCTATTACGCCGCCGGCGAGCCCGAGAGCTGGCCACCACTCGAATGGTGAGTGTTTGATTCCCAAGGCCGTGGCCTATTGGTCAGCCCAAAATATTCGTATTCATGAATCCCAAGATCTTGAAATCGAGAGCTCAACTGTGGTTGTGCACCAGAAAATTATCTTTTCACCATGCAAGAAGTAGAAAGTGTTGCTTTTTACTTTTTTGGGTGCAAATGTCATTTCGCATCGGAACAATCACTGGGGTTTTTATTATGCAAGAGTTCAATCACGTTTCAAATATTGTCAGAAAACATCTAAGTCCCTTAATTTGCTTAGCTTTTATAGTATTCTTGGGCGCCTGCGCAGAGGCCGGTCCAGAGAATATGCCCGGAGGCGATGATGTCACAGGCCAATCTGTTCCGGGCCAAACTGAGGGCGATGAAGCCTCTGACGATCTGGGCAGCGCTCCTGAGGATACCACGCCTACGGATGAACCCAGCGGTCCGCCGCCGTGCGCCGAGATTGAAGCTCAGGCAGCCAACCTCCACTTACCGGTCGATATCCTTTGGGCCATCGATTCCTCGGGCAGTATGAGTGATGAAATTGAATTGATCCAAGAACGCATGGACGGCTTTGTTGAATTCATGGAGACCACCGGCATCGACTACCGTGTACTTTTGCTCGCTGGCGAGCACGAGAGTGCTCAGTCTTTCAATGTTTGTCTTCCGCCGCCGCTTTCAAGCGTCGATTCGTGCCCTGACCAAGATGGTCCTCGCTATCGCCACGTAGATACCCATGTAGATAGCTTTAACGCCCTACGCCAATTCGTTGAGCACTATGACAACTACTCGGATTTTCTAAGACCCGATGCAGCAGTTCATATGGTTGTGGTTAGCGACGATGAGTCAGACCTGAGCGCATCACAATTCTTGATCAACTTACGAGAATTAGGTCATCAGCCCTTTATCGATAATCTTACGGTTCACAGTGTTGCCTCCGAGCCCGAGGAAATGTGCATTCTCGGTTTCTGCTGGGATGGTGGATGCTCCGGACCTTACGGAAACGCGGCCAACGCCGGTAACGAATACATCGAGTTGAGCGAGCAAACGGGCGGAATTTTCAGCAATATCTGCAGCGCTGAGTGGGATCCTATTTTCGCTTCGATGGCGGAAAGCGTTCTAGCCTCCACGCGTATGCCATGTGCATTTGAGCTACCCGAAACACCGGATGGATTGGTTGTGGATTATGAATCTGTCACCATCAGTTTCGAGAGTGAAGACGGTGCTATCGTGGATTTAGAGCGCGTATTTAGCCAGGACGAATGTGGGCTTGGAAAGTGGCACTATGATGACCACAGTTCACCAAGTTACATTAAGATTTGTTCAGAGTCGTGTGGTGAGATTTTCGGGAGTCTTGAAATTACGATTGGTTGCGAAAAAGGCTAGATGGCAACCACGGCTGAGACCACAGCTATTTGGACAACCCAAATGACCGCTCCATAGAGAAGTGCTTTTGAAGCCTGCTTGCGCATGCTTTTAAAATTGATGCTTAGTCCAATAGCGGCCATAGCGATTGTCAAAATCAGCTTATCAGCTGTTTTGATTTGGGCGACCACATCGGCGGGTAAGAGTCCCATCGATACGATGGTCGCGGCGACAAGAAAGGCCACCAAGTACCAGGGCACGTTGATAGACTTGCCCGAGCCACTTTCCTGGCTTTGGTTCATCGTTAGATAGAGTACCAACGGAATGAGCATCGCCACGCGGCCCATTTTAATGGTGACGGCCAAACCGCCGACTTCATCGCCCATGGTGAAACCGGCTGCAACGACGTGGCCTACGGCCTGCAATGTCCCGCCAACCATCAGGCCTGCGCCTTCGACGTCAAAACCTAAGAGTTGAGACCACATTGGAATCGCGAAAATACCGACAATGCCCAATAGGCTTACGACACCGACTGATATTCCGATGTCTTTTCGATCTTTAGCCAGCAGTGGGGCAGCGGCTGCGATTGCCGACGATCCGCAAATTGCGGTTCCTACGCCAACGAGCAAAACGGTCGAACTGGGCATTTTAACAAAACGCGTAAGGATGACGGCCATCCCGAGTGCTGTAGATACAGCTGCTAAAATAACCAGTGCTGCGGTCCAACCCAATGAGCTTAGTAGCTGAAGGCTGAGGCTAAAACCCATACACGCCACCGCCAATTCCAAAACCTTCTTTTCGCAGAATCGAATACCAGGCTTAAAACGTTCGGATAGTTTGAAAAGGTTACCGACAATGAGTCCGATTAAGATGGCACTGGTAGCACCGCCTAGAGCCGGCAAGGCTTGCCCGAGTGTCCGACCAGCAAGGCCGACCAGTGCGCAGAGAAAAATACCCGGAAGATAACTTCTCCAACGGTTTCCAATGACTTTAAATGCACCGCTGATGGAGCCGCGAGGTTCAGACACAAAAATGGGACCTTGAGGGCTTCCGGCTTCGGCAAGAGCTTGCGCGTTGAGGCCGGTTTGGCCCTGAACATGCACCTGTGACTTACCGATGGAATGATGTCCACGCACTTTGCTTTTCCTTCGTCTCTATCTTGCGGTCCCAACAACAATCGCGGCTACCAAACTCTATGATTTGGCATTTTTCCAGCGAATTCTACGGAAAATTTCGGAAAAAACATGACTGAAGGACTTATGTTACGGCAGTTTAGGAATAGGCGAATTATATTCGGAGAAAGGGTCGATAACGCGACGTGCGAACCAAGACATTTACGCTTTTTGCCAAGTTCTCGGCCTCTATGTTTGTTCACGATTCGATGAGTCGTTCCGCTTACTTAAGCCTACATGCAAAGATTTTCCCTTTTGATCTCTACCGGCCTACCTGTGCTACCATTTCCGGGTTGGAGGCTCGCTATGACAGAACCCATCCAGATCCATGGCCAAAAGAAAAAGAGACTTGCGGAGCTGCGTCAACGCGATGTCTTCGGAAACTTCGAAAAAATAATCGAGGGATGGTACTGGGCGATTCCATCCAAAAAGGTTCGCCGAGGTAAAGTCAAACCGCTGAAGATGCTCGGTCGTGAGTTGGTTGTTTACCGGGGCGACGATGGGAAGGCGCGAATCATGGACGCCTATTGTCCACATATGGGTGCTCACCTTGCGGAGGGCTCCGTAGATGGGACAGGCATTCGGTGCTTTTTCCACCATTGGAAGATGGCGGACAACGGTGAACTTGTTGAATGTCCTGTGCAGGATAAACCACCGCGGGCCTCGGTGAAGGTTTGGCCCACCGAAGAGAAGTACGGGATGATTTGGCTATGGGCCGGAGAGCAGCCGCGTTACCCGGTACCGTTTATACCTGAGCTCAAAGATGGTCCTGAACGCGCTATGCTTGGCAATAATTTCACCAAGGGTTGTCATCCGAATGTCGTGATGGTCAACGCCATCGACGAACAACACTTTCGCTCTGTTCATCCCATGGCAGCATCCTTGGCCGATGGTCTCCATTTTGAAATATCATCCTATAATGAGAACTGTCAGATGTTTGATAACTCCAACAAGGTTCCACTGACCAATCTATTTAATCGGATCCTAAGCAAGTTTTATGAGAAAGCACTTACTTATCGAATGGTGTATTGGAACGGCAGCACAGGCTCAGTTACCATTGGGCCCGACTTTTGGCACTTTCATATCATTTTCGCATTGCGCCCGAATGAAGATGGGTGTGCCGAGGGGCAAACGATTTTAGTGACCAATAAACGCGAAGGGTTTTTCGGTTTCATCTTCGATAAGTTCTCTCTCGTGTTGAGTGATATCCTTGGATCTTATTTTGCAAAAGGAGATACGCGGGTCTTCCAAACGATGAAGTGGAACTTTAAGACGCCCATTAAGGCAGACCGCCCGATTATCCAGTTTATGAAACACCTTCAAAAACAAAAAGCGGTAACATGGGGCGAATGGAACCTGTTAGAAGAGCCCAGCGAGGTGACACTTCTTGAACGTGATGACCCTTCAAACTTGGCGGCAGAGGCTTAATTGATGAGCCAAGCCAGTGGAAAGCTCCAGGCGAAAATTGTGTCGGCCAAGAACCTCCCACAAAGTAAGCTTGACCACATGTGGGGTGTCTTTAGCCAATACTACGACGATGTAGAGCGGCAGCGATTCGAGTCTGATTTATCTAAGAAAAGTCATGTTATTTTACTTATGGACAGTGGCGATAAGTCACTCCAAGGCTTTTCCACTCTTGAATTGATTCCCGGCAAAATCTTGGGCAAAAAGTTCCTTGCGATTTACTCCGGCGACACAATTATTCGTGAGGGTTACTGGGGTCAAACCGCCTTGCAGCGTGCCTTCACCGGCTATACCCTTAAGCACATGGTGCAAAACCCACTTATCCCAGTCTATTGGTTTTTGATTTCGAAAGGCTACAAAACGTATTTACTCTTAAGTCGTAATT
Coding sequences:
- a CDS encoding putative sulfate exporter family transporter; this encodes MRGHHSIGKSQVHVQGQTGLNAQALAEAGSPQGPIFVSEPRGSISGAFKVIGNRWRSYLPGIFLCALVGLAGRTLGQALPALGGATSAILIGLIVGNLFKLSERFKPGIRFCEKKVLELAVACMGFSLSLQLLSSLGWTAALVILAAVSTALGMAVILTRFVKMPSSTVLLVGVGTAICGSSAIAAAAPLLAKDRKDIGISVGVVSLLGIVGIFAIPMWSQLLGFDVEGAGLMVGGTLQAVGHVVAAGFTMGDEVGGLAVTIKMGRVAMLIPLVLYLTMNQSQESGSGKSINVPWYLVAFLVAATIVSMGLLPADVVAQIKTADKLILTIAMAAIGLSINFKSMRKQASKALLYGAVIWVVQIAVVSAVVAI
- a CDS encoding aromatic ring-hydroxylating dioxygenase subunit alpha, yielding MTEPIQIHGQKKKRLAELRQRDVFGNFEKIIEGWYWAIPSKKVRRGKVKPLKMLGRELVVYRGDDGKARIMDAYCPHMGAHLAEGSVDGTGIRCFFHHWKMADNGELVECPVQDKPPRASVKVWPTEEKYGMIWLWAGEQPRYPVPFIPELKDGPERAMLGNNFTKGCHPNVVMVNAIDEQHFRSVHPMAASLADGLHFEISSYNENCQMFDNSNKVPLTNLFNRILSKFYEKALTYRMVYWNGSTGSVTIGPDFWHFHIIFALRPNEDGCAEGQTILVTNKREGFFGFIFDKFSLVLSDILGSYFAKGDTRVFQTMKWNFKTPIKADRPIIQFMKHLQKQKAVTWGEWNLLEEPSEVTLLERDDPSNLAAEA